A single window of Thermoflexus hugenholtzii JAD2 DNA harbors:
- a CDS encoding FmdB family zinc ribbon protein, which produces MPIYEYRCRRCRRRVTAFFRTFSEVDHSQVTCTYCGSSDLVRLISRVRVLRSEEARLESLADADWIGDVDEKDPRSIGRWMRRMTQELGEELGDLGPEFEEVIERLEAGQTPEEIEKAMPELAGEGEGGEEEGEGSAGEE; this is translated from the coding sequence ATGCCGATTTATGAGTATCGCTGCCGTCGGTGTCGGCGTCGGGTCACGGCTTTCTTCCGCACTTTTTCGGAGGTCGACCACAGCCAGGTCACCTGCACCTACTGTGGGAGCTCCGATCTGGTCCGTCTGATCTCCCGGGTTCGGGTGCTTCGCTCGGAGGAGGCGCGGCTGGAGTCTTTGGCGGACGCGGACTGGATCGGGGATGTGGACGAGAAGGATCCTCGCTCCATCGGCCGCTGGATGCGGCGGATGACGCAGGAGCTGGGGGAGGAGCTGGGCGATCTGGGCCCGGAGTTCGAGGAGGTCATCGAGCGCCTGGAGGCCGGCCAGACGCCGGAGGAGATCGAGAAGGCGATGCCCGAACTGGCCGGCGAAGGCGAGGGAGGGGAGGAGGAGGGCGAGGGATCTGCCGGAGAGGAATGA